In Aristaeella hokkaidonensis, the following are encoded in one genomic region:
- a CDS encoding GH36-type glycosyl hydrolase domain-containing protein yields MRYGYFDDAAREYVIDRVDVPVSMTNYLGTQRMGTVISHNAGGYSWLDSPQHHRITRFRPNGVPMDWPGHYVYLRDDESGKYWSLSWQPTGLPLDEAKYEARHGLSYSRFKCDYQDISAEQILFIPREAGKEDPVEIFDVRIRNNSSRERNLSVYGYVEFSFHEIDMDNQNFQMSLYAAGSHYENDAVLCELHYEPNAWQFFAGNFVPDGYDGVREAFIGNYCTERNPAGVNTGKLTASHELGGNPCGALQKKLTLKPGEEARVLFYLGTGKGDAAEKARKRYDEAGTDEAFAELRSFWDAKLGGLQVTVPHENMNRSLNIWNLYQSEVNVLFSRFSSFIEVGGRTGLGYRDTAQDAMCIPHAEPDMCMKRIRQLLHGQMKQGYGLHLFDPAVLEKEETDGFKSPTVIPEADKKGMLHGLKDACADDALWLIPAIVENVRESGDLSFFDQEIPFADEGSGTVWDHMKAALDFSYEQVGSHGVTKGLRADWNDCLNLGGGESAMVAFLLVWATNHFLDAARAMGRKEDEAKYTALKAHMEETCRKQLWDGKWFLRGFTAAGAPIGSQAAVEGKVHMESNTWAVISGAADREQGLSCMDAVDEWLYTPWGLMLNAPSFVTLDDSIGFVTRVYPGVKENGAIFSHPNPWAWVAECMLGRGSRAMKFYDALLPENQNDKMEIRQAEPYSYCQFIMGKDHTAHGRARHPFMTGSSGWAYYAATRYMLGIRPGFEGLTVDPCIPAHWDGFEAVRKWRGAEYRIKVTNPSHVEKGIGRILADGKPVETIPVFDEGIHFIDVELKGE; encoded by the coding sequence ATGCGTTACGGATATTTTGACGACGCCGCACGCGAGTACGTGATTGACCGGGTCGACGTGCCTGTTTCCATGACAAACTATCTGGGTACCCAGCGGATGGGTACCGTGATATCCCATAACGCCGGAGGATACAGCTGGCTGGACAGCCCGCAGCATCACCGGATTACCCGATTCCGTCCCAACGGCGTCCCCATGGACTGGCCGGGACACTATGTCTACCTGCGTGATGATGAAAGCGGGAAGTACTGGTCCCTGAGCTGGCAGCCCACGGGTCTCCCGCTGGATGAAGCGAAATATGAAGCGCGGCACGGCCTGAGCTATTCCCGCTTCAAGTGCGATTACCAGGATATCAGCGCGGAGCAGATCCTGTTTATTCCCCGGGAAGCCGGGAAGGAAGATCCGGTAGAGATTTTCGACGTCCGGATCCGGAACAATTCCAGCCGGGAGCGGAACCTCAGCGTATACGGCTATGTGGAGTTCTCCTTCCATGAAATTGACATGGACAACCAGAACTTCCAGATGAGCCTGTATGCCGCCGGTTCCCACTACGAGAACGACGCGGTGCTCTGCGAGCTCCACTATGAGCCCAACGCCTGGCAGTTCTTCGCCGGCAACTTTGTGCCGGACGGCTACGACGGCGTGCGGGAAGCCTTCATCGGCAACTACTGCACGGAGCGGAACCCGGCAGGCGTGAACACCGGAAAGCTGACGGCCTCCCATGAACTGGGCGGCAATCCCTGCGGCGCGCTGCAGAAGAAGCTGACCCTGAAGCCGGGCGAGGAAGCGCGGGTGCTGTTCTACCTGGGTACCGGCAAGGGCGACGCCGCGGAAAAGGCCAGGAAGCGCTATGACGAAGCGGGCACGGATGAAGCCTTCGCGGAACTGCGCAGCTTCTGGGACGCCAAGCTGGGCGGCCTGCAGGTGACTGTTCCCCATGAAAACATGAACCGCTCCCTGAACATCTGGAACCTGTACCAGAGCGAAGTGAACGTCCTGTTCTCCCGGTTCTCCTCCTTTATTGAAGTGGGCGGACGCACCGGCCTGGGATACCGGGATACGGCGCAGGACGCTATGTGCATTCCCCACGCGGAACCGGATATGTGCATGAAGCGCATCCGGCAGCTGCTGCACGGACAGATGAAGCAGGGCTACGGCCTGCACCTGTTTGATCCGGCAGTACTGGAGAAGGAAGAAACGGACGGCTTCAAGTCTCCCACGGTGATTCCGGAGGCGGACAAGAAGGGCATGCTGCACGGGCTGAAGGACGCCTGCGCGGACGACGCCCTGTGGCTGATCCCGGCGATTGTGGAAAACGTGCGGGAGAGCGGCGACCTGAGCTTCTTTGACCAGGAGATTCCCTTTGCCGATGAAGGCAGCGGAACCGTCTGGGATCATATGAAGGCGGCACTGGATTTCTCCTATGAACAGGTGGGCAGCCACGGCGTAACCAAGGGCCTGCGGGCGGACTGGAACGACTGCCTGAACCTGGGCGGCGGCGAAAGCGCAATGGTGGCTTTCCTGCTGGTGTGGGCGACGAACCACTTCCTGGATGCGGCCCGGGCTATGGGACGCAAGGAAGATGAAGCAAAATACACGGCGCTGAAAGCACACATGGAAGAGACCTGCCGGAAGCAGCTGTGGGACGGAAAATGGTTCCTGCGCGGCTTCACGGCAGCCGGGGCGCCGATCGGCTCCCAGGCGGCAGTGGAAGGCAAGGTCCATATGGAAAGCAATACCTGGGCTGTGATCAGCGGCGCCGCGGACCGGGAACAGGGCCTGAGCTGCATGGACGCGGTGGATGAATGGCTGTACACCCCCTGGGGCCTGATGCTGAACGCGCCGTCCTTCGTCACGCTGGATGACAGCATCGGCTTTGTGACCCGGGTTTATCCGGGCGTCAAGGAAAACGGCGCTATCTTCAGCCATCCGAACCCCTGGGCCTGGGTGGCGGAGTGCATGCTGGGCCGGGGCAGCCGTGCCATGAAGTTCTACGACGCGCTGCTGCCGGAAAACCAGAACGACAAGATGGAAATCCGGCAGGCGGAGCCCTACAGCTACTGCCAGTTCATCATGGGCAAGGATCACACAGCCCACGGCCGGGCACGGCATCCCTTCATGACCGGTTCCTCCGGCTGGGCTTATTACGCGGCGACCCGCTACATGCTGGGCATCCGGCCCGGATTTGAGGGGCTGACGGTGGATCCCTGCATCCCGGCGCACTGGGACGGCTTTGAGGCGGTCCGGAAGTGGCGCGGTGCCGAATACAGGATCAAGGTAACGAATCCCTCCCATGTGGAAAAGGGCATTGGACGGATCCTGGCGGACGGCAAGCCTGTGGAAACCATTCCGGTCTTCGATGAAGGCATTCACTTCATCGACGTGGAGCTGAAAGGAGAGTGA
- a CDS encoding phosphoglucomutase/phosphomannomutase family protein: protein MIKFGTGGWRAIIGDEFTRANIRLVAAALARRMKREGADKEGICVGYDRRFLSREALIWFCEVLAGEGIQVFFVNMSCPTPQIMFTVKEKKLPYGAMVTASHNPAIWNGIKLFTFGGRDAAQDVTEAIQEEANSLREDEIRDMGFEEAKTAGIIKIIDPRDAYLDSILGQVNVDAIRKRRLRIVLDPMFGVSLTGLQTILYTCRCDVDVINDRHDAFFGRHLPAPNPDTLVDLQYAVKEHRADVGIATDGDADRLGIIDENGRYVTANEILALLYYYLLEYKGWQGAAVRNIATTHLLDRIAEDHGQECVEVPVGFKHISAGMEAHDALIGGESSGGLTVRGHISGKDGLYAASLLVEMLSVSGKKLSELLQLLYDKYGELHTAEYDWALTEEKREEIAKKIMTDKELPAFNRKVEKVSYLDGCKVYLDGGWVIVRFSGTEPRVRIFAEAETEEEAKRTVKLMADFTGLPWEE, encoded by the coding sequence ATGATTAAGTTCGGTACCGGCGGCTGGAGAGCAATCATCGGCGACGAATTCACCCGGGCGAATATCCGCCTGGTGGCTGCCGCACTGGCCCGCAGGATGAAGCGGGAAGGCGCGGACAAAGAAGGAATCTGTGTGGGCTATGACCGGCGTTTCCTGAGCCGGGAAGCCCTGATCTGGTTCTGCGAAGTGCTGGCCGGCGAAGGCATCCAGGTGTTCTTTGTGAATATGAGCTGCCCGACGCCCCAGATTATGTTTACCGTAAAGGAAAAGAAACTGCCCTACGGCGCCATGGTGACGGCCAGCCACAACCCGGCGATCTGGAACGGTATCAAGCTGTTCACTTTCGGCGGACGGGACGCTGCCCAGGACGTAACGGAAGCAATCCAGGAGGAAGCAAACAGCCTCCGGGAGGATGAGATCCGGGATATGGGCTTTGAAGAAGCCAAGACCGCGGGCATCATCAAAATCATCGATCCGCGGGACGCCTACCTGGATTCCATCCTCGGCCAGGTGAATGTGGACGCGATCCGGAAACGGAGGCTGCGGATTGTGCTGGATCCGATGTTCGGCGTGAGCCTGACGGGCCTGCAGACGATCCTGTATACCTGCCGCTGCGACGTGGACGTGATCAACGACCGGCATGACGCCTTCTTCGGACGTCACCTGCCGGCGCCGAACCCGGACACGCTGGTGGACCTGCAGTATGCCGTGAAGGAACACAGGGCCGACGTGGGTATTGCCACGGACGGCGACGCGGACCGGCTGGGCATTATTGACGAAAACGGCCGGTACGTGACGGCAAACGAAATCCTGGCACTGCTGTATTACTACCTGCTGGAGTACAAAGGCTGGCAGGGCGCGGCGGTGCGGAATATCGCCACCACCCACCTGCTGGACCGGATCGCGGAGGACCACGGGCAGGAGTGTGTGGAGGTCCCTGTCGGATTCAAACATATTTCCGCGGGCATGGAAGCCCATGACGCCCTGATCGGCGGAGAATCCTCCGGCGGTCTGACAGTCCGGGGACATATCTCCGGTAAGGACGGCCTGTACGCGGCCAGCCTGCTGGTGGAAATGCTCAGCGTCAGCGGCAAGAAGCTCAGCGAACTGCTGCAGCTGCTGTATGACAAGTACGGCGAACTGCATACGGCTGAGTATGACTGGGCACTGACCGAGGAAAAACGGGAAGAGATCGCGAAAAAGATTATGACGGACAAAGAGCTGCCCGCTTTCAACCGGAAGGTGGAAAAGGTCAGCTACCTGGACGGCTGCAAGGTTTACCTGGACGGCGGCTGGGTAATTGTCCGCTTCTCCGGTACGGAACCCAGGGTACGTATTTTTGCCGAAGCGGAAACTGAAGAAGAAGCAAAACGCACCGTAAAACTGATGGCAGACTTTACCGGCCTGCCGTGGGAGGAATAA
- a CDS encoding ABC transporter permease produces MTALQAKDRRRLGLRSFAATKKTFWLTTMMLPGAVWLLLIRYLPMFGIVIAFKNYRAFRPNTFWNNIVKSEWVGLKNFEFLKSPDTGIMIRNTLGYNLLWILLGLVISVAFAVMMSELTTRFLAKTYQTMMFFPYFLSWVVASYFVLAFLDPTSGMIPFMQKAAGQKVTNFYHDTTWWPLILTICNLWKNLGYSSVLYLAAITGIDTTQYEAAAVDGATKWQQIWHVTLPGIRPMIVILLIMNVGKIFNADFGLFYNVPQNSGSLYPVTQVVDTYVYRAYANTHNLGMSSAAGFLQSFIGLICIIGANSLVRKIDPDSSLF; encoded by the coding sequence ATGACAGCGCTTCAGGCAAAAGACAGGCGTCGCCTCGGGCTCCGCAGCTTCGCCGCCACGAAGAAGACCTTCTGGCTTACCACCATGATGCTGCCCGGCGCCGTCTGGCTACTTCTGATCCGCTACCTGCCCATGTTCGGCATTGTGATTGCCTTTAAGAACTACCGGGCATTCCGTCCCAACACATTCTGGAACAATATCGTCAAGAGTGAATGGGTTGGACTGAAGAACTTTGAGTTCCTGAAATCCCCGGATACGGGCATCATGATCCGCAACACCCTGGGTTACAACCTCCTGTGGATCCTTCTCGGCCTGGTCATTTCAGTAGCCTTCGCGGTCATGATGAGTGAACTGACCACGCGGTTCCTGGCCAAGACGTACCAGACCATGATGTTCTTCCCCTACTTCCTGTCCTGGGTCGTCGCCAGCTACTTCGTCCTGGCGTTCCTGGATCCCACAAGCGGCATGATCCCCTTCATGCAGAAAGCCGCCGGACAGAAAGTGACAAACTTCTATCACGATACCACCTGGTGGCCGTTGATCCTGACCATCTGTAACCTGTGGAAGAACCTGGGATACTCCTCCGTGCTGTACCTGGCCGCCATCACCGGCATCGACACCACCCAGTATGAAGCTGCGGCTGTTGACGGTGCCACCAAATGGCAGCAAATCTGGCACGTGACCCTTCCCGGCATCCGCCCCATGATCGTCATCCTGCTGATCATGAACGTCGGCAAGATCTTCAACGCGGACTTCGGCCTGTTCTACAACGTCCCCCAGAACTCCGGTTCTCTGTATCCGGTCACGCAGGTTGTGGATACCTACGTGTACAGGGCTTACGCCAACACCCATAACCTGGGCATGAGCTCAGCCGCCGGTTTCCTGCAGAGCTTTATCGGCCTGATCTGCATTATCGGTGCCAATTCCCTGGTTCGCAAAATTGACCCCGACAGTTCCCTGTTCTGA
- a CDS encoding ABC transporter substrate-binding protein, with protein sequence MKKFLSLILTLALILSVCSFAAADDLPTITIMFHGSNVSDDSAVLEKVNEYIADKVGAKLEVIWGTWGDFDEKAVNALTSGDKDVDIVFTCSWSSDEYNSYAKKGYFLKLDDLIEQYGADLKAAIPESLMQAATIEGAEGKGVYAVNGFKDTATQNTWDVNVTLLTELGYTVDDLMAKGFFDWDEIFAKAKEVKGDSFYPFLVEPMVAERMVTNSIIVAGDAGSTNLLSLYLNPEDVSADGVYGNKLVNKFGTPEYKAFAEKMHAYYEAGYIDPALSVGETSNDCRTNHQKDASYLIGTQSYAFGYEYSADVLARGAEIKFVPCTDPYVDTTASQGAMMAINSASEHPEEAFKFLALLNSDPVLMTLMNYGVEGIHYTLNDEGLVVFNDEARATYSPWTNGVGNVTILPDTASEGKGFRKSFQEYYAGAKGIPSLGFVFDNSPVENEMAALGNVAAQYALALDCGAVDPETELPSFLAALDAAGMEAYLNEANAQLEAYLAK encoded by the coding sequence ATGAAAAAGTTCCTGTCTCTCATTCTGACCCTGGCGCTGATCCTGTCCGTGTGCAGCTTTGCCGCCGCTGACGATCTGCCCACCATCACCATCATGTTCCATGGCAGCAACGTTTCCGACGACTCCGCCGTGCTCGAAAAAGTCAACGAGTACATCGCTGACAAAGTCGGCGCGAAACTGGAAGTCATCTGGGGCACCTGGGGCGACTTCGACGAGAAGGCCGTCAACGCCCTGACCTCCGGCGACAAGGATGTTGACATCGTCTTCACCTGCTCCTGGAGCTCTGACGAATACAACAGCTACGCCAAGAAGGGCTACTTCCTGAAGCTGGACGACCTGATCGAGCAGTACGGTGCCGATCTGAAGGCCGCCATTCCGGAAAGCCTGATGCAGGCCGCCACCATCGAAGGTGCTGAAGGCAAGGGCGTTTACGCCGTCAACGGCTTCAAAGACACCGCCACCCAGAACACCTGGGACGTGAACGTCACCCTGCTGACCGAACTGGGCTACACCGTGGACGATCTCATGGCCAAGGGATTCTTCGACTGGGACGAAATCTTCGCTAAGGCCAAGGAAGTCAAAGGCGACAGCTTCTATCCCTTCCTCGTGGAGCCCATGGTTGCCGAGCGTATGGTTACCAACTCCATCATCGTGGCTGGTGACGCCGGTTCCACCAACCTGCTGTCCCTGTACCTGAACCCCGAAGATGTGTCTGCTGACGGCGTCTACGGCAACAAGCTGGTCAACAAGTTCGGCACTCCCGAATACAAGGCCTTCGCTGAGAAGATGCATGCCTACTACGAAGCCGGCTACATCGATCCCGCCCTGTCCGTGGGTGAAACCTCCAACGATTGCCGCACCAACCACCAGAAGGACGCTTCCTACCTGATCGGCACCCAGTCCTACGCCTTCGGCTATGAATACTCTGCCGACGTGCTGGCCCGCGGCGCTGAAATCAAGTTCGTGCCCTGCACCGATCCTTATGTGGACACCACCGCTTCCCAGGGCGCCATGATGGCTATCAACTCCGCTTCCGAGCATCCGGAAGAAGCCTTCAAGTTCCTGGCCCTGCTGAACAGCGACCCGGTTCTCATGACCCTGATGAATTACGGTGTTGAAGGCATCCACTACACCCTGAACGACGAAGGCCTGGTCGTCTTCAATGACGAAGCCCGCGCCACCTACAGCCCCTGGACCAACGGCGTTGGCAACGTCACCATCCTGCCCGACACCGCTTCCGAAGGCAAGGGCTTCCGTAAGTCCTTCCAGGAATACTATGCCGGCGCTAAGGGCATTCCTTCCCTGGGCTTCGTGTTCGACAACAGCCCCGTTGAAAATGAAATGGCTGCCCTGGGCAACGTTGCTGCTCAGTACGCCCTGGCTCTGGACTGCGGCGCTGTCGATCCCGAGACTGAACTGCCCTCCTTCCTGGCCGCTCTGGATGCTGCCGGAATGGAAGCTTACCTGAATGAAGCCAATGCTCAGCTGGAAGCTTACCTCGCCAAGTAA
- a CDS encoding carbohydrate ABC transporter permease, producing the protein MTAVSQSAKKKIKAGSFSLNRFGTGTQSVFHLVLAAFSLMCIIPFIFVIIIAFSSEESIRQIGYSFAPLSWSTQAFTYTFQLGNALWRSYFNSFLITAVGTLLSVSITVLYAYPLFRRDYRFRNFFNFLSFFTMIFGGGLVPTFVICKSVLGLSDNYAALIVPMLFSPFNVIIMRTFLQTTVPTELIEAATIDGSGEYSTLLRIVLPVVKPGIATIALLVSLAYWNEWFLSLLYLNKNMEIMPLQYLLMRMQRNADFLAKNSSMLGADAAKAAAQLPSQSLKMALVVFIVVPIACAYPFFQRYVVAGLTIGSVKG; encoded by the coding sequence ATGACAGCTGTTAGTCAATCTGCTAAGAAGAAGATCAAGGCAGGCTCCTTCTCCCTGAATCGCTTCGGCACGGGAACCCAGAGCGTCTTCCACCTGGTGCTGGCAGCATTCTCGCTGATGTGCATTATCCCCTTCATCTTCGTCATCATCATCGCTTTCTCTTCCGAGGAAAGCATTCGTCAGATCGGTTATTCCTTCGCTCCTCTTTCCTGGAGCACCCAAGCCTTCACCTACACCTTCCAGCTGGGGAATGCCCTTTGGAGAAGCTACTTTAACTCCTTCCTGATCACTGCGGTCGGTACACTCCTGAGCGTCTCCATTACAGTGCTGTACGCTTACCCGCTGTTCCGCAGGGACTACAGGTTTCGTAACTTCTTCAACTTCCTCAGCTTCTTCACGATGATCTTCGGAGGCGGTCTGGTACCCACCTTCGTTATCTGCAAGAGCGTTCTGGGGCTCAGCGACAACTACGCCGCCCTGATCGTCCCCATGCTCTTCAGTCCCTTCAATGTCATCATCATGCGGACCTTCCTCCAGACCACCGTCCCGACGGAGCTGATTGAAGCCGCCACCATCGATGGCAGCGGAGAATACTCCACTCTCCTGCGGATCGTACTCCCGGTCGTGAAGCCCGGCATTGCCACCATCGCCCTGCTGGTCTCCCTGGCCTACTGGAATGAATGGTTCCTGTCCCTGCTGTACCTGAACAAGAACATGGAAATCATGCCCCTGCAGTATCTGCTGATGCGGATGCAGCGCAACGCGGACTTCCTGGCCAAGAACTCCTCCATGCTGGGTGCGGATGCTGCCAAAGCCGCGGCACAGCTGCCCTCCCAGTCCCTGAAGATGGCCCTGGTCGTGTTCATCGTAGTCCCGATTGCCTGCGCTTACCCCTTCTTCCAGCGCTACGTGGTCGCTGGTTTGACCATTGGTTCGGTAAAAGGTTAA
- a CDS encoding sensor histidine kinase: MGKDTGRKTKKRLFGSIRHSLRAQIGLIVLLSYLTPVVLLGVFTGGFMMKRLENQTRMAVTSGAEQAWTMTEQNIERTLNLARDATYDGELTDTWQRWKDGSIGNSEYTRLCRSYLERKYSREPLLSFAACFPVSNPEMIRYIRGETLDGSGELEKLRETVQIMGEQLDTRCRFFRFGERIYLVRNLLNLRMERFGMLILGINEAQLFQPLNELGADWDAQVAFQLDDCGDPENQWVDLAQGLTDDGKEKLYYTRLSADRENSLNLQLTMDRRKQYSEIYTFRLLLLVMALLLIPIMVLIGIYLSRRIVKPLTLLSAASRRIEEGEPGVTVPLNGGDELGRLGRSFSKMSLRLKELIDKTYKEEIELKNAQILALQSRINPHFINNALEDINWQARMEGSESISSMVTSLSVLLNATMARQDRRLVTLREEMEVAEAYIYFIQQRFGPDLTMNREIEEKALDGILPLLTIQPLLENAVEHGIAPAGGGTITIRCSLNDACMHIAIINTGRETGKEDRERIEAALHGQPTGKHLGLANIVNRLRLIYGEAVTILVDTDIPGQTTVSIVIPREIP; the protein is encoded by the coding sequence ATGGGAAAGGATACGGGCAGGAAAACGAAAAAGCGCCTGTTTGGAAGCATCCGGCATTCGCTGCGTGCTCAGATAGGCCTGATCGTGCTGCTCAGTTATCTGACGCCCGTGGTCCTTTTGGGCGTTTTTACGGGCGGTTTCATGATGAAACGGCTGGAGAACCAGACCCGGATGGCGGTCACGTCCGGCGCCGAACAGGCGTGGACGATGACGGAGCAGAATATTGAACGGACGCTGAACCTGGCCAGGGACGCCACCTATGACGGTGAACTGACGGATACCTGGCAGAGATGGAAAGACGGAAGTATCGGAAATTCCGAATATACACGGCTGTGCCGGAGCTACCTGGAAAGAAAGTACAGCCGGGAGCCCCTGCTGTCTTTTGCCGCCTGTTTTCCGGTGAGCAATCCGGAAATGATCCGGTATATCCGGGGCGAAACGCTGGACGGATCCGGGGAGCTGGAGAAGCTACGGGAAACCGTGCAGATCATGGGAGAACAACTGGACACCCGCTGCCGCTTCTTTCGGTTCGGGGAGCGCATCTACCTGGTGCGCAACCTGCTGAACCTCCGGATGGAGCGCTTCGGCATGCTGATCCTGGGAATCAACGAAGCACAGCTGTTCCAGCCGCTGAATGAGCTGGGAGCGGACTGGGACGCGCAGGTGGCCTTCCAGCTGGATGACTGCGGAGATCCTGAAAACCAGTGGGTGGACCTGGCACAGGGACTGACAGATGACGGAAAGGAAAAACTGTATTATACCCGGCTGTCCGCGGACAGGGAGAACAGCCTGAACCTGCAGCTGACCATGGACAGAAGGAAACAGTACAGCGAGATCTACACCTTCCGGCTGCTCCTGCTGGTGATGGCCCTGCTGCTGATCCCGATCATGGTACTGATCGGCATCTACCTGAGTCGGCGCATCGTAAAGCCCCTGACACTCCTGTCCGCAGCCAGCCGGCGTATTGAGGAAGGCGAACCCGGCGTGACGGTTCCCCTGAACGGCGGGGATGAGCTGGGCCGCCTGGGACGGTCCTTCTCCAAGATGTCCCTGCGGCTGAAGGAACTGATTGACAAAACCTATAAAGAAGAAATTGAACTGAAAAACGCGCAGATCCTGGCCCTGCAGAGCCGGATCAATCCGCATTTCATCAACAACGCCCTGGAAGATATCAACTGGCAGGCCCGGATGGAAGGATCGGAGAGTATCTCCTCCATGGTGACCTCCCTGTCCGTGCTGCTGAACGCCACCATGGCGCGGCAGGACCGGCGGCTGGTAACCCTGCGGGAAGAGATGGAAGTGGCGGAGGCCTATATCTATTTCATCCAACAGCGCTTCGGCCCGGACCTGACGATGAACCGGGAAATCGAGGAAAAAGCGCTGGACGGCATCCTGCCGCTGCTGACAATCCAGCCGCTGCTGGAGAACGCAGTGGAGCACGGCATTGCCCCGGCGGGCGGCGGAACGATTACCATCCGCTGCTCCCTGAACGATGCCTGCATGCATATCGCAATCATCAATACAGGCAGGGAGACGGGCAAAGAGGACAGGGAGCGGATTGAAGCGGCCCTGCACGGACAGCCCACCGGAAAGCACCTGGGCCTGGCGAATATCGTGAACAGGCTGCGCCTGATCTACGGGGAAGCGGTGACGATCCTCGTGGATACGGACATCCCCGGACAGACCACGGTCAGCATCGTGATTCCCCGGGAGATTCCCTAA